From Daphnia magna isolate NIES linkage group LG2, ASM2063170v1.1, whole genome shotgun sequence:
TCAATCTGTTTTCTTCCTTCATTGCCGACTATTCTGGCTGGGCGCTGTTGTTACATCGGTCTCGTCCATGTTCCAGATGTCACCTGGTCCAATCGAATCCCTCACCAAAACACCAACGTAGTTgtcaaaaaacattttgacaTTGTATTTATTAAAACTGGTCATTCTTGCCAAAGAAGTAGCTTGGGGTTTGCGGATGGACAAAATCAGatgccttaaaaaaaaaaaaaaagagaaccagTGTCTGTCGGTGTACACCTATCGCATACAATTTTTATCTCGTACCCTCTATCTCGTACTGGTACGAGATCATCGGTACGAGATTGGAGCCTCCAAGCAGTCGGTACCAGATGATCGGCGTAGAAGGGCAACTACTCTAAACCAACCGCTCGGCATTGCTCCAAGAAGCACAATAAAATCTGAGGGAAGACAGCCCGTCTTACATAAGGGCGCGGGGGGTGAGCGCTGCGCCACTAAGCGGGGTTCGTCCCCAATTGGCACGAGATTGTTGGTACGACATACACCAGTAAGAATGATTCAATTAATAGAATATTTAAGGTTTAGCTCTACGTCCCCTTTTATGAAATTTCATATTGTCTATTGTTTACCTTCTcgttaaaattaaaatagtaAAATGCTGGGTGTTTGTTAACTAGAAAGTGATTTATCAGTTATTCATGAAGATGGCGTTGACGCCTTTGTAGTCTGCTCTATTTATGTCATGACCAGAAAACGTTGAAAACATTCTAAAATAGTAAGTATTTAGTATTAGCTATTGAATGTATTAttatttgtaattttattCCAATTACACACCCACGCCAGGAATTTTTTCTCTTCACTTTATCGGACCAGTTGCTGCAATTTCTAGTAGCATCTGTCCATAGTCAGCATCTGAATACCCAACCAGAGAGCTTCGGTTTGATCCAGCGAAGCATATTCCATGGTTAGGGGTTCCGTGAATGTAAGAGATGATTTGTCGAACAGCTTTGACATCAGAGAGGTTGTAGCATTCAACAAAACGAGCCACCTGACCCACCGCGAATGATATGTCAGGTCGTGATACAAACGCTAATTAGAGTAGAGCTCCAACAGCTTCTCGGTATGGGAAaggattttcttcttcctttttctcagTTGGTTTGACTAGGTGGACATTTGGGTCTGCCGGGATTGACTTGGGAGAAAATGATGTCATATGAAATTTTTTCACTATCTGGGAGATATATTCTGGTCGGGAGATATGTagctttttctgttttcgatCGTGAGCTATAGCGATACCCACATATCGTTGTACGGGGTGGGATCGAAACTGGAATTTCTCACCAAGGACAATTAAGAATCCGTCAATGGCCTGCTACTGATTACTGGCAACAATGACGTCATCTATCCAGGTGGTTAGTCTTTTCTGTTTCGCGTACTCGGGAAAAGAGGCATGGGTCAGCTTCGCTCCTTTGAAAGCCATGATGCTCAATAAAATTGGTAAAGAGGTCTCCCAAGACACGGGATGCTTGTTTGAGTCCGTATATGCACTTGTGGAGATGGCACACCTTGCTTTCTTGGCCTGGGATGATGAATCCTTCAGGTTGCTCAATAAAAATCTCCTCCTCAAGGGGGCCGTAGAGGAAGGCAGTCTTAATATCGATCTGGAGTGCTTCGAGGTCGTCAGCGGCAATAACTGACAAGAGGATCCTTAAGGTGTCATGGGAGACGACAGAGGCATAGGTCTCATTGAAGTCGATCCCGGGGCGTTGGCTGTAGCCTTTAGCCACGAATCGGGCTTTGAAGCGTTGTCGTTCACCATTCCATCCAGGTTTGATGTCAAAAGTCCAGCGTGATTTGATAGGCTTTCGGTCTTTCGGACAGGAGACAATGGACCAGGTCCCATTTTCTATCAACGACTGATACTCCTCCTGAGCCGCTGCCTTCCAGTTCTCGGCAGCCGGACAGTTCATTGCATCTCGGTAGTTGAGTGAAATATAAGAGTTGTCGGTCTCGAATCGGTCAATTGCCAGGCATGCCTTCCACTCTCGGATAGGGACTCGACCTCTGACGGAGCGACGTGGCTGAGGGTGCTGTTCTACGTCGACTTCAGCATGAGCATTAGGCTCGGTGGACTAGTTGGGCTGCACCTCCTCATTCAGATGAACCTGAGGGTCACTATCTAGATGGATGATAGGTCGTTCTTGATCAGTGGTGGTGGTGTCCTTGTTGGTGGCAACCAATGGCTCCTCCTGGACGTGGACGAGGTTCGGTGAGTGAGCTCTCTGTTGGTTGCAGGCAAGGGGGGGCTCCCCTGGTGTACCCACAAGGTGATGATGTTCATGGAACGCAACATCTCGACTGATCTTAATTGTTCTATTTGTCGGATTCCAAAATCTGTAGGCCTTTTGTGTGTGAATGTAGCCAACGAAAATGCAACGAATGCTCTTTGGGTCCAGCTTTCGTCTTTCTGCTTTTGGAATGTGAATGAAAGCGATTGAGCCAAAAACACGCAGGTGCGATAAGTTGGACTTCTTGTTATGCCAGGCTTCAAAAGGGGTTACGGGCGAGACTTTGCTTAAGACGCGGTTGAGTGTGTAGAAGGTAAAGGACGCTGCCTCAGCCCAGAGATACTTTGGAAGTCCACTTTATTTGATTAGATTTACCGCTCCATTAACCACTTCGGTGTCCCAGGGTTCCGATGGGGTCTGAGTGTCGTGAAGACAACTTCGCAGGCCTTCGGTCACTGTTCTGATGCCTCTTTCCGACACTCCATCTTGTTCAGGTGTATGTGGGACACTAGTCTCATGGCGGATGCCTTTGTGGGTCAGCCAGGAGGCAAAGTCGTAGCTGGACCATTCTCCACCGTTGTCCGTCCGGAAGATGCGTACTAGGTTCCCTGTTTCTCCACGGATGACATGGATAAGTTCTTTGAAACAATCCGCAGCTTCAGATTTGGTCTTTATAAATGAGATGAATCGCCATCCTGAGTAGTCATCAATGAATAGGGCAAAGTAGAGGGACCCATTTTATGTTGCCACTTCCATTGGGCCGGAGAGGTCAGAGTGGATCATTTCTCCAGTTTAAGTGGCTCGAGTCCGACCAATAAGAAAAGGTGATTTTTGGTGCTTGCCGAAAGCACAACCGTTGCAGGGTTCTGGTGGGATGGTTTTATTGGCTATTTCCAGACCTTCTACTACATCACTTGACGACATTTTCACGATGGTGTTGTAGTTCAGGTGTGCCAAGCGACGATGCCACGTGGAAATGGCAGGTGAGACAGAGGATGCCAGTGCAAAACTTGTCGGCTCCTCCTTGTATCGAGCTTGAATGGCTAAGAGATATAAATTTCTGCCTACTCGTTCTCCAACTATGATTTTGATGAGTTTCTCGGAGGCAATATGGGCCATGGTGTCGACAAATGTGACATTCCATCCAAGGTCTGTGGCTGCGGCAATAAAAAATAGGTTAATACCTAGCCGTGGCACATATAAGACTTTCTTGATGGTGGCGGGCTTCTTGTCGCCATCTACTTCCGTCCAAATATTGACATCTCCGTAGCCTCTAACTGAACATTTGGTCAAATCAATTCCAGCGACATTCCAGGAGCCATCCGGTACAGTTACAAAATCCATGAGCCAATCCTTCTGATCCGACATGTGTTGTGTCGCTCCAGAATCAGCAAACCAATCACCAGTACTTCGAGTTTCAAGGCAAGAGGTGATAGGAAACGAGCTGGAGTTCTCAATTTCATTGTATTTCTGGAATGTAGCACAACACTGAGCAGTGCATCGGTTTGTCTCCTTTGTTCCGGTCTTGTCCACTTTTCTGACTCAGACCTTTGGGGTGTTGAGAGTGGTTCTTTCCCCTTCCTCTTTCTTTAATTGTTTGAGAATATTgtagcacggaggaataatgctgagactcaagtagcgattaagattgtattcactgtcgatgcgctcacacacacacagtactaacaaacagttacaactagactgggggcgcagcaagggacacacacaagtatttatgcactaacttagacagcagctaccgggagaaatatctgctgacatcactgccggacatctcgggtagagttgcggtcaatagccgatacaggaGCGTCGGACGTGACAATTAGTCCATGCCCACATAGCACCGAGTCATCTTTTAGACATCCCAAGGATGTCCGATTGTCCCTAGTGGGGATGTCCTGTGGATGTCTGTGAGCGTCTTTAGGTAATCTTTAAGACCCCTTCCTTTCGTCCGAATGTCCGGGACTAGTAGTGTCTTCAAGACGTCCATCAAGACAGTTTGACGTCTACCTTCAGTCGTCTTTTTGGTGAATAAAAGACATCCATAGAGAGATTTTTTAACAAGGTAATATCCCGTAGTCGTCTTTAGGACGCCCCAAAGATAGCTAAAGATTTCtacaggaaaagaaaatgacatcAGAAAGACAACGTAATGATCTGAAAAAGACTTTTAATGGCATAGGTTATGACGTAATGAGGAGTCGCAAATGATGTTTATAGAAGGAGAAGTCTAGCCCAAAAAGGTCAAATACAAATCATAACATGTCACATAGTTTATTCTCTAACCTGGCAATGTACATCCAAATCAAAACATTGCTGGGCTTGCGGCCTATACAGaatcaattaaataaatatggACATGACATTTTAGGTGCTCAACTTATGTAGAGCTACTGCATTGTGTTTCAGCCTATCGACGGCTTTCCTTAtaaacatttttgaaatttgttcTATACTTGGGATAGGAGTTTTACTAAAGTCCCCAAATTTCACTGCTTCAATAACAGCTGAGAGCAATCTTGAACCTTTTACTGCCAGACCCTTTTCCTTCCCGCTATTAGGTTTAGGGGTTCCACTCCAGGTGTAAGTTTTCATTAGTTCGTTCGTCATTACCTCCCGCCATATTCTTCTGATTGTGTCGTCTacgtttttttcaaagaatgaACGTAACATTTCCACcttaattgaaaaatatgaTTTAGAAATAGTTGACTCATTTACGAGGGGTGCACCACACCCTCCTGTGGTGGAAGTTCCACTAAACCACTTTTTGGTGTGGAACCCCATAGCTCATTTACAACATTTTTTGGAACTTACAAGATTGTTTTTAACTTCCGGTTGTAACAGTTCCTCCTCAAAATGTTGGAAATCTTGTTTTGTGTTTAACGGAAGGCTGGCGTGTCTCTGAAAGACTGGATGGAGATTTCCTTCGATATTCTTTTCCACCCTTCCAGCAAATTGTTTCTTTGCAATAATAAGCCGACGCAAATCTCGTTGCTCTGCTATAATGTCAGATAATTCTCTCGACATCACGCGTAAATATCGATTTTAGtctgtaataaaaaaaagtaaaaaaaaatcaagaatttaataaTATTTCGGCAAACAAACAACTCAAATTCTTACTCGCAAAATTTTTcagtacttttttttcaaaagacgATCTTTTCTCAGTTAAACCTGAAGATTAAGAATCCATTAATATCATTTATGTGTTTATGAAATATGCGAAGCATTCTTACCCATCAATAGGGTTTTGCGCTTTAAGTTTGGGTGAGTTGTCTCTTGTGAGGTTGAAGGCATTGTCATTAGTGCTTGTGACTGTATCATTCCAAAGTCCTCTCCAGTTTGGCCACGAGAAATCTTGCCTGCGTCGCTCGTCCCTGGCTGCTGTAATGCACGCGTACCACCAAGTGATAGTGTTTTGCTTGGCTCTAAAACtgattaaaaaagaatattgtaAAAGGGGACATTCATTAATGAATAAATTCGAACATAGTTTACCAGACGTTGAGCAATAACGGTATGTGTTCGTTGGTGGCTGTGTTACCGGACCAGCATTGATAATTTGAGATATGTTACTCTCTTCCATACCGGAATCGGAATCTTCGTGAACAGTCGTTTGTAACGAGGATTGTTTCTTgcttgctgttgttggtgTTATAGGCTTTGGTACATGTCCAATACCAATACCAGTGTCAATTGTATCGATTTCATCGCCAACTCTCTCGTTAGAAACGATGTTGGAGGCGGGCAAGGGAGGTTTAACCTGCTGGTTTCTTTGTCGTTGAATCTGTATTCTTTTTGATCCTTCCGATCTCAAATTATGCCTCGAGCCACTCAAAAACACTCCTGCTGAATCCGAAGTGTCACACTCATCTTTTCTGTTCACGGCTTGTTGAAAtgtatataataaaaataaaaaaatttattagtAGAATACAGCTGCAACATGACAACCAAGAATTACCGTGACTCGAGAGAACTTTCCATTTATACCGTTACCATGCCATCTTCAAAATCTCACACTTCTCTGCCAACTTGAGAATATTCTTTGATGGTAAAGAACACAATCCATCATGATACGAAGTGCTAGGTATGATTTCGTTACCTCCATTCCCTTCTTGTAATTTGAcgattaagaaggtaatcaTTTTATCGTCAGCAGtcagaaaatagaaatataaacGATAATTTGCACAGAGGAAATGCACTTTAGATCAAAGAGAGCTTAAAAACCAGTTACTATCTCAAATTAAACTAGACTGAAAAAAGGGGGCGTATTTTTTAATGGTTAGGGAATCGAGACTCGCTTTTGTTGCGTCACTTGTTTTTTCCCATCCTGTGGTCCATGATCTTGCAAATGTCGTCTGACATTAGTGGAATTATCAAGTCTTGTATTCTTTTACCAATATAttgattatttgtttgttattgaCGTGCGTTCGTTAATTGAAACCATAACCAATAGGTACGTATATCAGAAAATtgagttttttgtatttttaattaaactGCGTTTAAACTTTTTAACAACCGCAGAGAGGAATGACAGATAGAACTAAAAGAAGGCGAAATCAGAAAAATGCATCATACTTGCAATTTAGATGTGAACAGGACAATTATTCAGATGAAGTGTCTGAATCAGATGTCGAACGTTGTTCGGTTTCCTCTTAGCTTGATGTTATTGAAGTTACTGGTATTGCCCCAGACACACCAGCAGAAACACGAATTCAACAGttatcaacattggaggtgAAAGCACATTATCTTAAGT
This genomic window contains:
- the LOC123469990 gene encoding uncharacterized protein LOC123469990 encodes the protein MSRELSDIIAEQRDLRRLIIAKKQFAGRVEKNIEGNLHPVFQRHASLPLNTKQDFQHFEEELLQPEVKNNLVEMLRSFFEKNVDDTIRRIWREVMTNELMKTYTWSGTPKPNSGKEKGLAVKGSRLLSAVIEAVKFGDFSKTPIPSIEQISKMFIRKAVDRLKHNAVALHKLST
- the LOC123469839 gene encoding uncharacterized protein LOC123469839, whose translation is TFQQAVNRKDECDTSDSAGVFLSGSRHNLRSEGSKRIQIQRQRNQQVKPPLPASNIVSNERVGDEIDTIDTGIGIGHVPKPITPTTASKKQSSLQTTVHEDSDSGMEESNISQIINAGPVTQPPTNTYRYCSTSGKLCSNLFINECPLLQYSFLISFRAKQNTITWWYACITAARDERRRQDFSWPNWRGLWNDTVTSTNDNAFNLTRDNSPKLKAQNPIDGFN